The stretch of DNA ATATCATTTTTATCATCATTTATCAATTTCATTCTATCTTCTATATTTTTAAATTTTAAATTCCCTACTTCATTCTTAAAAAATATCTCTTTATTTAATTTACTAAACTTTTCTGAGTTTTTTTAAGCCTTTTTAGAACTTCTTCATAATAACTTGTAAAAGACTTATCTATTAAACATTGTCTTATATTTTTATTCTCTATTGTTAAGTCCTCATGACTTCTAACATCTTCTTTATATATTCCTTTTATATCGTCTAATTTAAAGAAATATACTAAAGAATTTTCTTTTAAACATGATCTATTTATCCTTCCTAAAAATTGTTCTTCACTATGAAAAATAGATATACTCTTAAATCCTATATCCATATCTATATCAACCCCAGCCTCTATAACTTGAGTTGATATTAAAAGTATATTATTCAAAGTTCTAATTTCATTTAAAATATTTTCTCTTTCTATTGTATTATCATCACCTGTTAAAAGTCTTATATCAAATTCTAACTCTCCTAATTCTTTTCTTTCTATTAAATAACTATAAAAATCATACGCACTTTTTTTGCTTATAAATTCAACTAATATTTTTTTATTTTTATGTTTATTTATCATTTCATATAAATCTTCTATTATATTTTTTGAATCTAATAATCTAAAATCTATCTTTACTCTTTCTTTAAAAATTCTATTTTCAAAATATTTCTTTCTATCTTCTATAAGATTAACTGATCTAGTATCTGACTCTAATAATAAATCTAAATCAGGTAATGTTGCTGACATTATTATTATTTTAATATTTAATATTTCTGCATAGTCATGTAAAAATTCAATTATTTCTCCCCAAATTTTATTTTTATAGCTTTGAATTTCATCCAAAACTATTATACTATTTGCTAGTTGAAAAACCGGAAAAACATCTTCTTTGTTTACTCCAAATAAATACCTAAATATTGATACATGAGTAGTTAAAATCATTGGATAATTTAAGAATTGTCTATTTAATAATGATTTTTCATATTCTTCAAATTTAATTTCTTCTTCATTTTAACTAATACCCTTTTTATTGGATATAGTGAATTAATAATAGCTATTTTATCTAAAACATTTGGTGTTTTTTCATATATATTTTTAAAGTTTTTTATATTTTGTTCTACAAGAGAATTGAATGGATAGACATAAAAGATTTTTCTTTTATTTTCTTCTAATAATTTAAAAGCTAAATTATTAGCTACATTACTTTTTCCACTTCCAGTTGGTGCTTCTAGATAAAATATATTACTATTTCTACTTTTCATTAGACTTTTTTCTGCATCTAAAAACATTTCATTTCTTAAAATATTTATATCATCTATATTAGTAAAATCATTAATTTTACCATAATTGTTTTTCTCATAATTTCTTATTGAATTATATATTACTCCGCCTTCATAAGCTTTTCTAAAAATATTACAGTCCTCTATAGAACCTAAATCTATTATTTCTATATTATTCATAAATTCCGATGTAGAATAATAGTCACAAGCTATAAGTATTGATAATAAAAGTCTTTCGTATATATAAATTGTATTTATCTTTCTTATACAATCTTCACTTTCTTTAAGTTTAGTCATATACAGTTTAAAATAATCATATATGCTATTTATTTTTTTATCTGTTAATTTAATTTCTCTGCTATATGCATATTTATATAGTTCAATATATTTATCCAATAATGGTAATACACTTCTTAAATCTTTACATATTTTCATTTGATATTCTTCTAAGTCTGTAATAAATCCTCCATGATGTCTTGATATAATATAAGAATTTAATATCATAAAAGTAAGTATTCCAGTTCTCTCTTTTTTACTTTTTATATTTTTACATACCTTTTGAAAATAAATATCTAGATATATTATTGAAGAAATTATAGAATGATTAGAATCATTTCTTGTTTTGAGATGTTCTATATTTAAATTATTATTCATTTTTTTCTTTTGAAAAACACCATTTAATTTCCCCATATCATGTAAAGTAATAGTAGAAACCAACATTTCTCTATATATTTTTCTAGCTTCTTCTGAATAATCCTCTAGCATTATATTTTCTACTTTTAAAAATATATCCTCTAAATTTTTATCTTTCACTATTCTCTTTAAATATTTTTTGCATAAATCTATATGCTCTTTTAAAGTTTCTTTTTTATTTTCATTTATATGTGCATATATCTTATAATCTTTATTTATTAGTTCATCTATATTAATTTCTTCTAAATATTCTATATACATATAACTCCCTTCTATAGATAAAGGAGGGATACCCCCTCCTTTATCTCTATATAAATGTTAAAATTTTACCTTCTATCTCATAAACTTCACAATTCAATCGTTTTTCTATTGGTTTATTAGTATATACTAGCCCTTCTAACTTATATCTATTAGTTTGTAAATCTAATCCTACAGGTAACATTTCTTCGTACTTAAATATTAACTCTTCATCCGTTACATTATCATCATCTAAATCATCTAAATCATCTAAATCATCTAAATCATCTAAATCTAATTCCTTATATTTAAATTCATTCTTTTTAAAAAAACTATCTATTTTTATGAATCTATCTATAGTTTTTATATTATTTATTCTTTTAATATTTGTAATTTCTGCTAAATGATCATTTTTACCTAGATATGGTAAGTATATATATGTTCTATCCATTAAAGCATTTGCTATTTTTTGGCTTTCATCATCATTTAAAAGTAAATATATTTCCCAAGAAGGATTTTCTAACCATTGCTCTTTTATTATTAGATTTCCTCCTTTTTCTTGTGAAGCATAACCCACTGAATTATTAAATATATTTATTTTTTTATCTATAATTCCATTTTTATTGTTAGGTACTATTGATATCTTTATATCTTTTAGCTTTTGATAAAACTCTGGATATTGATCATCTTTTTTCATTTGATTATATCCTTTATATCCAAGAATAGCTCCAAAAATACCAACTAACGCCACTTTATGAATGTGTCCATAAGTAAAATATAAATACGAATTAACTTCTGGTTTTTTAAAAAAGGCTGTTCTTCCTCTTAAAGTAAATTTAATGGCTTCCATTACTACACCTCTTTTTTAGTAATGATATTATAATATTTAGCTCCCTCTATATCAGCTTCTACTATTGTTGTGTACGGATTATAATAAATTTCTATATTAGATATCTTTTCTTTTACTTCATTTAATATATTTGTTGCTTTAAATCTTATTATATTTTGATCTTCACTCTTTTCAAATGAAATATAGTTATCTAAATTAGGTAAATATAATGTTTGTTCTGTTTCTATAAATATACAAAATTCATTTTCACATCCAACTTTTGAATTAGTTGCAAAAGCTGTAGCTGAATTTAAAGCAACCTCTTTAAATTTAATATAGTCTTTTTCTGTATATCCTTCAGTAACTCCTAAATCTATATAATCTTTATATGATAATGGATTTATTGTAAAGGGATAGCAATAATGAGCCTCATCCGTTACAATTTTTGTTCCTAATGTTGAATTTTTTGCTTCCTCTTTATCTTCTTTTCCTGGTTTTATACTTGCATCTCTAAAAGGTGATAGTATTTGTTGTTCATCAGCTACAGTTTCATCATATAAATTAAAGCCTTGACCTATTTGAACTGCACCTGTTATTGATATATTGTTTCCTTCTTCTGCAAATGTAGCCCCAAAATTCTTAACATCGACTGCATCAAATAGATTTTTTAGTACGGTTTCAGTATTTTTTTCTTTCTTTAAATCTTCAATTCCAAAAATATATTCATATCTTTCCTTTAAAGATCTAGGCACTAATACAACACTATCTTTAGTTTTGGAAAGTTTCATAGATTTAATATATAAAACTTTTTCACCTGAATTATCCCATAGCTTTTTCATAGGATATTTTAAAGCTTTATCACTACCAAAAATTTCTCCTTTTGAAGTGGTCTTTGGATATCCAGAAAAATCTGCATTCCAATTAGCCATCTTTGATGATATCCCAATTAATCCATATACTCTCTTATTCATTATTAATCCTCCTTCTTTTCAAAAAGCAAACTACTACTTAAATATCCTGCAATTATTAAATCTTCATTTATTTTACCTTCAACTTGATATGCTAATACCATATAATACATGTTTTTAAATTTTATAAAAGAACTATTAATATCATAATTATATTTCTTATATAAAGATTTTAACTTTTCTTTTATTATATTATCTTTTTTAGCATTAATAATTGGATTAGCAAGAGATAACGGTTTATTTTTCCCCTTACTTCTAGTAATAAAGAAATTTGCCAATTGTCCTATTGCAAAAAAATATTCATTGTCATTTGATATACTACTATCTCTAACTTCTATTTTTTCTCTTAAATCATTCTTTACCTTTGACAATATATCTGCCATTTTTTCTTCTCCTCCTTCAAAATATAACTTTAAAGAATATCTTAAATTAAATTGATTCATAGCCTTTATAGAATATCCACTTTCTATTGATGATTTCATTAAATCTCTAGATACTTTATTTAATAAAGGCCAAATATTATAATCATTCCCTTTATAAAACCAATCAAATAACTTTGCTCTTGATAATAATATACTTCTTTTTAATACATTCTCTTTTATAGATATATCTTCTGAAAAATAATTTGTCTTTAAATAATTATTAAATATTATACTATTTATTAATTCTTGCATTTCCTTTCTAGTATCTATAAACCCATATTCCCAATTTATTTTTTTATTTAAATAAAGTGTTTCATAATTAATGCCTAAAACATTAATAAATTCAAATGGATTTATTAGCATAGGGTTATACTTTGAAATAACATCAAAATTATGAATTTCAGCTTCTTTTCCCTTTTTAAGCCTTATATAATATCCATTAAAATCCCTATTTAGTGTCTCATTATCTTTTAATGGAATAACCTCATCCCCTATATAAATATTATAGAAACCTTGAGCCGATTGATTTAATAGATAATCAAAAACTTTTTTTTGAAATAATGCTTCCTCTTGTGTTATTAAATGTGGAATTTTCACCTTTCTAGTTTTATTTTCTAAATAAGGTTTCTTTGAATTTAGTCCCATATTATCATTAGGAAGTCCTAATATTTCGTTGTCTACTTTAATATTAAAATCATTATTATTATATATGTTAGGTATTAAATAACGCTTGCTTTCTTTTATAAAGTCATCTTCATCATATATAAAAAATATTTTTAAATAATCTTTTTTTTCTATATCTTCTTCCACTTTATATATATTTTCTTTAATCCATTCTTTAATTTTAAATATTCTATCCTTATTTACTTCTCCCAATTCTCTTTCAATTTCTATATATAACTCTTTAGCTTTACTTTTCTTTTCATATTTACTTATGGGATTAAGTAAAACATTATAATAATTTTCTATAATCTCATTAGTTAACTTT from Clostridium chauvoei encodes:
- the cas5b gene encoding type I-B CRISPR-associated protein Cas5b — protein: MEAIKFTLRGRTAFFKKPEVNSYLYFTYGHIHKVALVGIFGAILGYKGYNQMKKDDQYPEFYQKLKDIKISIVPNNKNGIIDKKINIFNNSVGYASQEKGGNLIIKEQWLENPSWEIYLLLNDDESQKIANALMDRTYIYLPYLGKNDHLAEITNIKRINNIKTIDRFIKIDSFFKKNEFKYKELDLDDLDDLDDLDDLDDDNVTDEELIFKYEEMLPVGLDLQTNRYKLEGLVYTNKPIEKRLNCEVYEIEGKILTFI
- a CDS encoding type I CRISPR-associated protein Cas7, with translation MNKRVYGLIGISSKMANWNADFSGYPKTTSKGEIFGSDKALKYPMKKLWDNSGEKVLYIKSMKLSKTKDSVVLVPRSLKERYEYIFGIEDLKKEKNTETVLKNLFDAVDVKNFGATFAEEGNNISITGAVQIGQGFNLYDETVADEQQILSPFRDASIKPGKEDKEEAKNSTLGTKIVTDEAHYCYPFTINPLSYKDYIDLGVTEGYTEKDYIKFKEVALNSATAFATNSKVGCENEFCIFIETEQTLYLPNLDNYISFEKSEDQNIIRFKATNILNEVKEKISNIEIYYNPYTTIVEADIEGAKYYNIITKKEV
- a CDS encoding CRISPR-associated endonuclease Cas3''; the protein is MYIEYLEEINIDELINKDYKIYAHINENKKETLKEHIDLCKKYLKRIVKDKNLEDIFLKVENIMLEDYSEEARKIYREMLVSTITLHDMGKLNGVFQKKKMNNNLNIEHLKTRNDSNHSIISSIIYLDIYFQKVCKNIKSKKERTGILTFMILNSYIISRHHGGFITDLEEYQMKICKDLRSVLPLLDKYIELYKYAYSREIKLTDKKINSIYDYFKLYMTKLKESEDCIRKINTIYIYERLLLSILIACDYYSTSEFMNNIEIIDLGSIEDCNIFRKAYEGGVIYNSIRNYEKNNYGKINDFTNIDDINILRNEMFLDAEKSLMKSRNSNIFYLEAPTGSGKSNVANNLAFKLLEENKRKIFYVYPFNSLVEQNIKNFKNIYEKTPNVLDKIAIINSLYPIKRVLVKMKKKLNLKNMKNHY
- a CDS encoding helicase-related protein, coding for MILTTHVSIFRYLFGVNKEDVFPVFQLANSIIVLDEIQSYKNKIWGEIIEFLHDYAEILNIKIIIMSATLPDLDLLLESDTRSVNLIEDRKKYFENRIFKERVKIDFRLLDSKNIIEDLYEMINKHKNKKILVEFISKKSAYDFYSYLIERKELGELEFDIRLLTGDDNTIERENILNEIRTLNNILLISTQVIEAGVDIDMDIGFKSISIFHSEEQFLGRINRSCLKENSLVYFFKLDDIKGIYKEDVRSHEDLTIENKNIRQCLIDKSFTSYYEEVLKRLKKTQKSLVN